The following are from one region of the Muntiacus reevesi chromosome 3, mMunRee1.1, whole genome shotgun sequence genome:
- the DNAJC8 gene encoding dnaJ homolog subfamily C member 8 has protein sequence MAAPGESGASGGGGSTEEAFMTFYSEVKQIEKRDSVLTSKNQIERLTRPGSSYFNLNPFEVLQIDPEVTDEEIKKRFRQLSILVHPDKNQDDADRAQKAFEAVDKAYKLLLDQEQKKRALDVIQAGKEYVEHTVKERKKQLKKEGKPTNVEEDDPELFKQAVYKQTMKLFAELEIKRKEREAKEMHERKRQREEEIEAQEKAKREREWQKNFEESRDGRVDSWRNFQANTKGKKEKKNRTFLRPPKVKMEQRE, from the exons ATGGCGGCTCCAGGAGAGAGCGGGGCTTCGGGTGGAGGAGGCAGCACGGAGGAAGCCTTTATGACCTTCTACAGTGAG GTGAAACAAATAGAGAAGAGAGATTCAGTTCTAACGTCCAAAAATCAGATTGAAAGATTGACTCGTCCTGGTTCCTCCTACTTCAATTTGAACCCGTTTGAG GTTCTTCAGATAGATCCTGAagtgacagatgaagaaataaaaaagaggttTCGGCAG TTATCCATACTGGTGCATCCTGACAAAAATCAAGATGATGCTGACAGAGCACAAAAGGCTTTTGAAG CTGTGGACAAAGCTTACAAGTTGCTACTGGATCAGGAACAAAAGAAGAGGGCCCTGGATGTAATTCAGGCAGGAAAAGAATACGTGGAGCACACC gtGAAAGAGCGAAAAAAGCaattaaagaaggaaggaaagcctACAAATGTGGAGGAGGATGACCCTGAGCTG ttcaaacAAGCAGTATACAAACAGACAATGAAACTCTTTGCTGAGCtggaaattaaaaggaaagagagagaagccaaAGAGATGCATGAAAG GAAGCGACAACGGGAGGAAGAGATTGAAGCTCAAGAAAAAGCCAAACGAGAAAGGGAGTGGCAGAAAAATTTTGAG GAAAGTCGAGATGGTCGCGTGGACAGCTGGCGAAACTTCCAAGCCaatacaaaaggaaagaaagagaagaaaaaccgGACCTTCCTGAGACCACCAAAAGTAAAAATGGAGCAGCGTGAGTGA
- the ATP5IF1 gene encoding ATPase inhibitor, mitochondrial — protein MAATALAARTRQAVWSVWAIQGRGFGSEQGDNVRSGAGAIRDAGGAFGKREQAEEERYFRARAKEQLANLKKHHENEISHHAKEIERLQKEIERHKQSIKKLKQSEDDD, from the exons ATGGCAGCCACGGCGTTGGCCGCGCGTACCCGGCAGGCCGTCTGGAGCGTCTGGGCAATACAAGGCCGAGGCTTTGGCTCGGAACAG GGAGATAATGTTAGGTCCGGTGCGGGCGCGATCCGGGACGCCGGTGGGGCCTTCGGAAAAAGAGAGCAGGCCGAAGAGGAACGATACTTCCG AGCTCGTGCTAAAGAACAGCTGGCCAACTTGAAGAAACACCATGAAAATGAGATCTCTCATCATGCAAAGGAGATTGAGCGCCTGCAGAAAGAAATTGAGCGGCATAAGCAGTCGATCAAGAAACTAAAACAGAGTGAGGATGATGACTAA